The genomic region GCTGCCTTAACGGGGAGGGAAAAAGTTGTCGATGCATATTGTGGAGTAGGTACGATTGGTTTATGGCTTGCTAAAGAAGCTGCTGAAATTCGAGGAATGGATGTCATTCCTGATTCTGTGGAGGATGCACGCAAAAATGCTGCATCACATGGCTTTAGTTCGGCCCGGTATGAAGTAGGAAAAGCAGAAGTGATCCTTCCGAAATGGTTGAAGGACGGCTGGAAGCCGGATGTCATCGTCGTAGACCCACCCCGTGTTGGATTAGACACTGGACTGTTAGAAACAATTAAAAAAGTAAAGCCGAAAAAAGTAGTGTACGTTTCCTGTAATCCATCAACATTAGCAAAGGATATAGCTTCATTCGAAACGTTATACAAAGTAGAATATTTACAGCCTCTTGATATGTTTCCACACACCTCACATATTGAGTGTGTGGCCCAATTAATAAAGAAATAGGCTCAATCTTTACGAAAACAGCCAAGTAATAAAATATGAAGCAAAAGGGGCACTTCCTTAGATAGTGCCCTTTAATCTATTTATTTGTTTTCCCGTTAAATTTTCCACTAACACATAACGACTATTTTATAAGGGGTAGTTTGGGCAGGAATACTAAATGTACTAGCACCATATACAACGAGAAGGTTTCTATTTGAAGGGTTTGAGGTAAATGCCTGATTGTTTGGCAATAAGATGGGTGTATAACTAGTATTATTTAATTTTAATTGACCATCACTACTTACAAGCTGACTGTCAAAAAAGTCTACTTTTACATTTTGATAAGGTGTATATTTTGCCATTACAATTGCTTGATATTGTGGTGGATAGATAAGTGGAACTGGTGCATTTACATCATAAAAACCAGTAACCATATCTCCAATCTGAACCATTACATGATCTAGAAAATAGGTGGTAGGACTTACTACAAAATTAACTTGAGTACCTTCATTATTTAGGACAGAAATTAGTTTATAACAACCGGTAGTTTCCTCACTTCCACCTGTACTAAAATCTTGAATATTTGTGATCATTCCATAAAATGAACTGAATTGTCGCATGATATCCCCCGATCATCAATAATTACATACACTAAAAAATGTATGATGAGTCCGAAAAAGTTAATACACAATTATTTTTAAGGTTATTTTCGCAAAGACTATGTTTTATTGAATAAGACAGTACACGTTAATTTTATAGTTTGAGTAATCTTTTTCAACAATATCATTGAATACAATATTGAAACTTCGTAAAGAAGCCCAATCCATATAGGTGGATTGGGCTTCTTGTTGTTGTACTTTTGAATATGAAAAACACACGTCAAGACTTAAGTTACGTGTACATCGTCCTAGAAAAGGGATAAATACACTGAAAAGAAAAGAGTCTTAGTTATTTATATACTTCTCAAACACTGCTCCAAAATCCTTATCATGATATTGCTCGCGAGCTGAAGATAGCCATGAGAAGCCAAACTCAGTTATTTGCTTATATTGTTCAGAGATCGATGATTCTGTTGCTCTGGAATTTTGCAAGACAGATACTGCCTTTTCTAAGCTTTGGACAGCTGTTTCATACTTAATACTGTTTTCATGATTCACTTCAGAAATATAAACTAACGCTTTATATAGATCATTTAATTTTGCGATTTGGTTCTTATCCACATCAATACTAAACGCTTGGTTACCAAGTGAAAATTTAATTTCAATATCTAAATCCAATCTTCCAGCCGTTTCAAGCAGAACGTTGGAGACTTTATATTGTGAGTATGGGTAGCGCTTCAACATTCTTTTGGAAGAAACAGCATTCGCTCCATCAACATGAATGAATGCAATGTTTGTAAAACAATACTCATCCGCCTTCGTCTTAATTAGAAAGTAAATCTTCTCATTATCTTCATGTCTTATGTAATCATCAGCATCAGTTTTGTCATAATCAGCAGGACCAATAATTTTCCCAATATCCGATAAACCCAGTGCGTCAGACGCAAACTTCTTTAACATATGTAAGATTCTCCTTTACAGTAAGGTATTTGTTTCTAGATAAGTATATTATAAATATTGGAAAAAGTATTCAGATTATTTGAATTGTTGTTGAAATAGAGGAATATTTTAGTATTGTAAAGTCCTTGAGATTAGTATATTATTTTACAAGGATGTAGGTGGGTTAGCCTAGGTCAAATGGAAGGTAAGTAGTAGTATGAATGATAATTATTTCATATATAGTTGGTTAACGAAGTCTAGAAAATGACGCTAGAATTTAAAGCCTCTATAAGTGTAGGATGTTCCTTTCCTATACTTATTGGGGCTTTTTTGCTTTTTTTAGGAAATGAAGTAGTAAATTATAATGCCTTACGTTGCCTAAATAGTACGAAAGGAGGAGTTGCTTAATGAAAATGATTGAGACAGAACATAAACGAAAGCAGCTATATCAATATATTGACGATAATACATTCTCGATATTATCTAGTAGTTTTGATGTATTCCTTATTATTGATGTAGATGGACAAATTACGTATGTAAGTAAAAGCTGTGAAGTGCTTTTAGGATATTCTACAGATGCCATCTTAACCGAAATGAATCTAGTATACCTGTTTGGGAAAACAAATTACGAATTATTTCTAAAAGGTAAGGCATGTGAGCAACTCAATCAATTTTATACAAAGATAAATCTTGCTTATGGGAAATACATAAATGTAGATGTTGTCACAATTCCTATTTTCTCTAAGAGTGAATCTATATATATTGGTTCTTATATTGTTTTTAAAGAGGCAATACAACACAAAGATAAACAATATAGAAATTTGATTAATACGTTAACATTGTTATCAGAGAAATATGCAACAGCTGGTCAGTTAGCTGCAGGGATTGCCCATGAAATTCGTAACCCTATTACGGCAATTAAAGGGTTTCTTCAATTGTTATATGGAGAAAACATAGGGAACCAGGCATACTATGAGATTATTAACTCAGAAATTGAGCGTATCGAGGTTATTTTAAAAGAGTTGATGGTGCTTGCCAAACCTACTAAACAATCGTTTGTAAAAGCTAATTTTAGGCAAATTCTTGATCAAGTTTTAATTCTTATGGAACCCCAGGCTATATTAAATAATATAAAAATTATAAAGGGATATAGTTTTACTAATCTATGGATTATGGGAGACGAAAGTCAACTTAAACAAGTATTTATTAATTTTATTAAGAATGCAGTTGAAGCAATGCCAAATGGTGGGGAAATTAGGGTGAATGGTACTATTGTAGAAGATAATTTAGTTTGTATAGACATTGTTGATCATGGATGCGGAATTCCTGTAGAGAGTTTACATCGGATTGGAGAGCCTTTTTTTACAACAAAGGAGAATGGAACTGGACTAGGCATGCTAGTTAGTCACCATATCATTGAAGAGCATAAGGGGGATATAACAATCAAGAGTAATGAAAACGGAACGAGTATTACTGTTCAGTTACCTTTATTTTTGTATGGGATGGAAAAGTAAATTGGTTGTTATATTAATAGAATCATGGTATGATACAGTATGTCTGATGAATTAATGTCATTAGTTAAAATGTTATTCTTACTATATTTTTAACCTAATAGATTATGACCTATAAGGAACTTAAACTAATATTTAAATAAAAATAAAATAGATTGGTAAATGGCAGAAGCTATTAAATATAGTAGTCTGTCCATGACCTAACTTCACAATTGCTGAAGTTAGGTCTTTTTTATTTTTTTGGCTTTGTTAAATACCATTGTTGATTTTTTTTACAGCAGTTGATTGCGGTTAAAGGTGGCAAAACGAAGGATCCAGTTCTCCTGTAGCAAACTTTAGTAGAACTCATGCTTGAAAGATACTATAGATTCAATTGTCTAATTATAAGTAGTTAGCTCCTAAAGTCAAACACCATAAGTAGCATGTGGAAAATTAACTCAACGTTTAACAGAGCCATTCTATAAAAGGAGGATTTCAATGCTTGGAATTCAAGAAGAATTAATTGCTCTGAGCAGTTCAATCAGTAAGACGTTGAAACGTGCATTTGGAAAAGGACCTGAAACGTGTTACACAGTTAAAAAGGGAAATAGGATATATGTATTTGTGAGGAATTTCATGACACCGGCTGAAGAGATTTTAGTCAATAATCAAGAGACCGTTTTAGTATCTCGTTTCCGCTCGGCGGTGATAAGCTCAATCTCCAAAGATGTCTTTGAAAAAGTCTCAAAAGGATTAAATGTAACGATTAGTTCCTTATCTCACGATTGGAATTATCATACAAACACGGGATTAATGATCATGGAAGTGGATCATACTGTTGACTTTGAAGACTATACAGTTGTTGGATTTAGAAAGGAATTACTACAATTATTTCAAAGTATTGGCTCCGAAATGCATAAAGTACCTTATGATTTGAAAATTGTGAAGT from Bacillus sp. BGMRC 2118 harbors:
- a CDS encoding DUF2294 family protein, with translation MLGIQEELIALSSSISKTLKRAFGKGPETCYTVKKGNRIYVFVRNFMTPAEEILVNNQETVLVSRFRSAVISSISKDVFEKVSKGLNVTISSLSHDWNYHTNTGLMIMEVDHTVDFEDYTVVGFRKELLQLFQSIGSEMHKVPYDLKIVKYSQNICSIELNSLMFPLVFLLFKNGNVDLLISHSQEIKNEYMKQSKLFEEVFNRSIEDLFITWDFHHNKSYFVFTFERI
- a CDS encoding PAS domain-containing protein — translated: MKMIETEHKRKQLYQYIDDNTFSILSSSFDVFLIIDVDGQITYVSKSCEVLLGYSTDAILTEMNLVYLFGKTNYELFLKGKACEQLNQFYTKINLAYGKYINVDVVTIPIFSKSESIYIGSYIVFKEAIQHKDKQYRNLINTLTLLSEKYATAGQLAAGIAHEIRNPITAIKGFLQLLYGENIGNQAYYEIINSEIERIEVILKELMVLAKPTKQSFVKANFRQILDQVLILMEPQAILNNIKIIKGYSFTNLWIMGDESQLKQVFINFIKNAVEAMPNGGEIRVNGTIVEDNLVCIDIVDHGCGIPVESLHRIGEPFFTTKENGTGLGMLVSHHIIEEHKGDITIKSNENGTSITVQLPLFLYGMEK